A window of the Thermodesulfobacteriota bacterium genome harbors these coding sequences:
- a CDS encoding GAF domain-containing protein has product MKNKSSRDIAELIKAVGELQAENEHLRKFIDIEKKIGIERSFNQLLPLIITEISQFLNADRSTLFLLDFDRMELWTKFAEDLEVDKIRIKLRMGIVGLCVLTKRLVNVANAYEDPRFNPDVDEITGFKTESIIAAPLYFKNSRIIGAMELLNKKAGFFTVEDEKRVQKKISALNETDFTITPDRDKAKALIDELCESTRCERGSVFLINNDKGELYSIATIGHEGKDIRLHLNLGIAGLVAITGQTLNIDDAYADPRFDRSTDEKTGYRTRCILCVPVKNQAGEVLGVIQAINKKDTNFSDSDEDHLMALSSSVAISLENAILFQQQHRQFKSILEVMAASIDARDPLTAGHSQKVTQYAVGIAGELGFKETEIDILSVAALLHDYGKIGIDDHILKKQGKLSHLEYEQVKQHVAITRKILDKMYFTRKYRSVAKIASCHHERLDGSGYYGLKSQDIPFMSKIIAVADVFEALTAKRYYHKALSPELAFAIIEKDIGTTFDENIVTALKKYLIDRGVLNWP; this is encoded by the coding sequence ATGAAAAATAAGTCCTCCAGAGATATTGCTGAATTAATCAAAGCAGTTGGTGAACTTCAAGCCGAAAATGAGCATTTAAGAAAATTTATTGATATAGAAAAGAAAATCGGCATAGAAAGAAGCTTCAACCAACTCCTGCCTCTTATTATTACCGAAATTTCCCAATTCCTTAATGCAGATCGAAGTACCTTGTTTCTGCTCGACTTTGATCGCATGGAGCTTTGGACAAAATTTGCCGAAGATCTGGAAGTTGATAAAATTCGCATCAAGCTGAGAATGGGTATTGTCGGCCTGTGTGTTTTAACCAAACGGCTGGTTAATGTGGCAAATGCGTACGAAGACCCGAGATTCAACCCGGATGTAGATGAAATTACAGGCTTTAAAACAGAAAGCATCATCGCCGCTCCCCTTTATTTTAAAAACAGCCGCATCATCGGTGCCATGGAGCTTCTCAATAAAAAGGCCGGTTTTTTTACCGTAGAAGACGAAAAGCGAGTACAAAAAAAAATTTCAGCACTTAATGAAACCGACTTCACCATTACACCGGACAGAGACAAAGCAAAAGCACTTATTGATGAACTTTGTGAATCAACGCGGTGCGAACGTGGATCTGTTTTTCTCATTAATAATGATAAAGGGGAGCTTTATTCGATCGCAACCATAGGACATGAAGGGAAAGATATTCGTTTACACTTGAACCTGGGCATCGCAGGCCTGGTTGCCATTACCGGCCAAACGCTGAACATAGATGATGCCTATGCAGACCCTCGTTTTGACAGAAGCACGGATGAAAAAACCGGTTACCGGACACGATGCATTCTGTGCGTACCGGTAAAAAATCAGGCCGGTGAGGTGCTCGGAGTCATCCAGGCAATAAATAAGAAAGATACCAACTTTTCCGACTCTGATGAAGATCATTTGATGGCTCTTTCTTCCAGTGTGGCCATATCATTAGAAAACGCCATACTTTTTCAGCAGCAGCACAGACAATTCAAAAGCATTTTAGAAGTGATGGCTGCCTCCATTGATGCAAGAGACCCTCTGACCGCAGGGCATTCGCAAAAAGTAACCCAGTATGCTGTGGGAATCGCCGGCGAGCTGGGGTTTAAGGAAACAGAAATTGATATTCTCAGCGTGGCGGCCCTGCTGCATGATTACGGCAAGATAGGTATTGATGACCATATTTTAAAAAAACAGGGCAAATTATCCCATCTGGAATACGAACAGGTAAAACAGCATGTGGCGATCACACGAAAAATTTTAGACAAAATGTATTTTACGCGAAAATATCGCAGTGTGGCAAAAATTGCCTCCTGCCATCACGAGCGACTGGATGGATCGGGATATTACGGTCTTAAATCCCAAGACATTCCCTTTATGTCAAAAATCATCGCGGTTGCAGATGTTTTCGAGGCGTTAACCGCCAAAAGATACTATCACAAAGCCCTTTCACCCGAACTCGCATTTGCTATTATTGAAAAGGACATCGGCACCACGTTCGATGAAAATATTGTCACTGCTCTAAAAAAATATTTGATTGATCGCGGGGTGCTGAATTGGCCTTGA